From one Babylonia areolata isolate BAREFJ2019XMU chromosome 35, ASM4173473v1, whole genome shotgun sequence genomic stretch:
- the LOC143277982 gene encoding uncharacterized protein LOC143277982 isoform X1, which yields MEDAQKPVHCPDLRHTATQRHLLLDTYETEVGTVVNVTCAVDGSLLVGEGQLTCQASGDWSSPLPSCEESERLSDREIVIVAASCSVIFVVLVALIIVAACYFRAKARSRQKRNERLAATLERLSIRDPLDELVRRESRRSSYNNPAFTSSSCDENDTDKRLEVPVMAVPGSNPGVQLSRQTLSTWHYPAPHTRGNKAHVYGRGSVTLKHRDTNGIRLLKLYKIWDSTRTRKQFVFAENLDELIMKGGEKLNLSGPIRVVLEEDGTEIDSDAVLRACAGMVFLLLEQNQVWTKPEVLLSVHEYSNNLNHYRYDIDEKL from the exons ATGGAAG ACGCACAGAAGCCAGTACACTGCCCAGACCTCAGACACACGGCGACCCAGAGGCACCTTCTCCTGGACACCTATGAAACGGAAGTGGGGACCGTCGTAAACGTCACGTGTGCCGTGGACGGCAGCTTATTGGTCGGAGAGGGTCAGCTGACTTGCCAGGCTTCCGGTGATTGGTCTTCACCCCTCCCGTCCTGCGAag AGAGCGAGAGGCTGTCGGACAGAGAGATCGTCATCGTCGCCGCCAGCTGTTCCGTCATCTTCGTCGTCCTCGTCGCTCTCATCATCGTCGCCGCCTGTTACTTCAGAGCCAAGGCCCGGAGTAGACAGAAGAG GAATGAGCGATTAGCGGCCACTCTGGAGAGACTGTCCATACGTGATCCGCTGGACGAACTGGTGAGGAGAGAGTCACGGAGAAGCTCTTACAACAACCCTGCCTTCACCTCGTCCTCCTGTGATGAGAACGACACTgataaacg ACTCGAAGTGCCAGTGATGGCCGTTCCGGGCAGCAACCCTGGGGTACAACTCTCTCGACAGACTCTCTCCACGTGGCACTACCCTGCACCACACACTCGAGGGAACAAGGCACACGTGTATGGGCGTGGCTCCGTCACCCTAAAACACAGGGACACCAACGGAATTCGGCTGCT aaAGCTGTACAAGATTTGGGACTCCACACGAACGCGGAAGCAGTTCGTCTTTGCTGAGAACCTTGACGAACTGATAATGAAGG GGGGAGAAAAACTGAACCTGTCCGGACCAATCAGAGTTGTCCTGGAAGAGGACGGAACGGAAATCGACAGCGACGCAGTCCTGCGCGCATGCGCGGGGATGGTCTTCCTGTTGCTGGAGCAGAACCAGGTCTGGACCAAACCGGAAGTGCTCCTCTCCGTGCACGAATACTCCAACAACCTCAACCATTACCGCTACGATATCGACGAAAAGTTATGA
- the LOC143277982 gene encoding uncharacterized protein LOC143277982 isoform X2 — MEDAQKPVHCPDLRHTATQRHLLLDTYETEVGTVVNVTCAVDGSLLVGEGQLTCQASGDWSSPLPSCEESERLSDREIVIVAASCSVIFVVLVALIIVAACYFRAKARSRQKRNERLAATLERLSIRDPLDELVRRESRRSSYNNPAFTSSSCDENDTDKRLEVPVMAVPGSNPGVQLSRQTLSTWHYPAPHTRGNKAHVKLYKIWDSTRTRKQFVFAENLDELIMKGGEKLNLSGPIRVVLEEDGTEIDSDAVLRACAGMVFLLLEQNQVWTKPEVLLSVHEYSNNLNHYRYDIDEKL, encoded by the exons ATGGAAG ACGCACAGAAGCCAGTACACTGCCCAGACCTCAGACACACGGCGACCCAGAGGCACCTTCTCCTGGACACCTATGAAACGGAAGTGGGGACCGTCGTAAACGTCACGTGTGCCGTGGACGGCAGCTTATTGGTCGGAGAGGGTCAGCTGACTTGCCAGGCTTCCGGTGATTGGTCTTCACCCCTCCCGTCCTGCGAag AGAGCGAGAGGCTGTCGGACAGAGAGATCGTCATCGTCGCCGCCAGCTGTTCCGTCATCTTCGTCGTCCTCGTCGCTCTCATCATCGTCGCCGCCTGTTACTTCAGAGCCAAGGCCCGGAGTAGACAGAAGAG GAATGAGCGATTAGCGGCCACTCTGGAGAGACTGTCCATACGTGATCCGCTGGACGAACTGGTGAGGAGAGAGTCACGGAGAAGCTCTTACAACAACCCTGCCTTCACCTCGTCCTCCTGTGATGAGAACGACACTgataaacg ACTCGAAGTGCCAGTGATGGCCGTTCCGGGCAGCAACCCTGGGGTACAACTCTCTCGACAGACTCTCTCCACGTGGCACTACCCTGCACCACACACTCGAGGGAACAAGGCACACGT aaAGCTGTACAAGATTTGGGACTCCACACGAACGCGGAAGCAGTTCGTCTTTGCTGAGAACCTTGACGAACTGATAATGAAGG GGGGAGAAAAACTGAACCTGTCCGGACCAATCAGAGTTGTCCTGGAAGAGGACGGAACGGAAATCGACAGCGACGCAGTCCTGCGCGCATGCGCGGGGATGGTCTTCCTGTTGCTGGAGCAGAACCAGGTCTGGACCAAACCGGAAGTGCTCCTCTCCGTGCACGAATACTCCAACAACCTCAACCATTACCGCTACGATATCGACGAAAAGTTATGA
- the LOC143277982 gene encoding uncharacterized protein LOC143277982 isoform X3 has translation MEDAQKPVHCPDLRHTATQRHLLLDTYETEVGTVVNVTCAVDGSLLVGEGQLTCQASGDWSSPLPSCEESERLSDREIVIVAASCSVIFVVLVALIIVAACYFRAKARSRQKRNERLAATLERLSIRDPLDELVRRESRRSSYNNPAFTSSSCDENDTDKRKLYKIWDSTRTRKQFVFAENLDELIMKGGEKLNLSGPIRVVLEEDGTEIDSDAVLRACAGMVFLLLEQNQVWTKPEVLLSVHEYSNNLNHYRYDIDEKL, from the exons ATGGAAG ACGCACAGAAGCCAGTACACTGCCCAGACCTCAGACACACGGCGACCCAGAGGCACCTTCTCCTGGACACCTATGAAACGGAAGTGGGGACCGTCGTAAACGTCACGTGTGCCGTGGACGGCAGCTTATTGGTCGGAGAGGGTCAGCTGACTTGCCAGGCTTCCGGTGATTGGTCTTCACCCCTCCCGTCCTGCGAag AGAGCGAGAGGCTGTCGGACAGAGAGATCGTCATCGTCGCCGCCAGCTGTTCCGTCATCTTCGTCGTCCTCGTCGCTCTCATCATCGTCGCCGCCTGTTACTTCAGAGCCAAGGCCCGGAGTAGACAGAAGAG GAATGAGCGATTAGCGGCCACTCTGGAGAGACTGTCCATACGTGATCCGCTGGACGAACTGGTGAGGAGAGAGTCACGGAGAAGCTCTTACAACAACCCTGCCTTCACCTCGTCCTCCTGTGATGAGAACGACACTgataaacg aaAGCTGTACAAGATTTGGGACTCCACACGAACGCGGAAGCAGTTCGTCTTTGCTGAGAACCTTGACGAACTGATAATGAAGG GGGGAGAAAAACTGAACCTGTCCGGACCAATCAGAGTTGTCCTGGAAGAGGACGGAACGGAAATCGACAGCGACGCAGTCCTGCGCGCATGCGCGGGGATGGTCTTCCTGTTGCTGGAGCAGAACCAGGTCTGGACCAAACCGGAAGTGCTCCTCTCCGTGCACGAATACTCCAACAACCTCAACCATTACCGCTACGATATCGACGAAAAGTTATGA